In one Pseudomonas sp. Bout1 genomic region, the following are encoded:
- a CDS encoding non-ribosomal peptide synthetase, translated as MSIIELLATLKARDVQLALKGDQLSVQGNKQALSDPTLLALLREHKPALIELIKAGGYSATKAGDVQVPANGIPAGAAAIIPAMLTLSRLSQASIDRIIETVDGGVANVQDIYPLAPLQEGILYHHVSAEHGDPYIMQSLFAFDSLERFEGFAQALQQVIDRHDILRTGVVWEGLEEPSQVVWRRARLPVQAIELDAAEGDIAARLHHLYDGRHYRMDVTRAPLLQLVRAWDEAGQRVVAMLLFHHMALDHSALEVVCHEMQACLLGKAGQLGQAVPFRNYVAQARLGISEQEHEGFFRQMLGDISEPTLPYGLQDVQGDGDNIQEISQPLAAPLSRRLRAQARQLGVSAASLFHMGWAQVLGVLAGKEQVVFGTVLMGRMQGSHDTDRALGIFINTLPFRVDVGADDVRAGVRATHARLTTLLRHEHAALALAQRCSGVVAPTPLFSALLNYRHSAGGASAEAVSAWQGIQALRSEERTNYPLTLSVDDLGEDFSLSLLASAQVDPQRVCGYLQTALENLVQALEHAPQTSLNRLPVLPEAEQRQLLEQFNATAADFPQGTTLHGRIEAQTLRTPDAVAAVYQGRQLTYAELNQQANLLAHHLLALGVKPDDRVAIVARRGLDTLAGLLAILKSGACYVPVDPSHPAERLNYLLTDSSPVAVLTQQALLERLPALDVPVINLDRFTWHHHSASNPQVAVSPSNLAYVIYTSGSTGLPKGVMVEHHTVANLVGWHCTAFDLCAGRHTASVAGFGFDAMAWEVWPALCVGATLHLPPAHDGAEDIDALLDWWRAQPLDVCFLPTPVAEYAFSQNIEHPTLRTLLIGGDRLRQFPRAQRFEVINNYGPTEATVVATSGRTEPGQPLHIGKPIANARVYLLDPQQRPVPLGVAGELYVGGKGVARGYLNRPQMTAERFLDDPFTEGRLYRTGDLARWLPDGNIEYLGRNDDQVKIRGVRIELGEIETRLNQLPGLQEAVVLAREDQPGHARLVAYFTENPQFDALEVGEIRAHLMAHLPDYMVPVAYVKLDALPLTANGKLDRQALPKPDLAAVFTREYEAPQGDIETVLAQIWAEVLQVERVGRQDHFFELGGHSLLAMRMVSQVRQRLGVDLALGELFANAELAAVAQVLAQAGRSTLPDILPAARDADVPLSFAQQRLWFLALMEGANTAYNIPIGLRLRGQLHVDAVQRALARIVARHETLRSRFAQQDDDAHVLIVPPEEVMPLQVQDLRCHPQAQQVLDALIQGEASAPFDLQRGPLLRGRLVIMADDHHVLLLTLHHIVSDGWSMGVLTRELMALYQAFSDGEADPLPALPIQYSDFAIWQRLWLSGEVLHRQSSYWQQTLAGAPALLMLPTDRPRPAQQDYAGSSVDVRLDERLSAGLKALNQRHGTTLYMLMMTAWASLLTRLAGQQEVVIGSPVANRQRAEVEGLIGLFVNTLAVRIDTSGELSAEALLARVKGLTLEAQAHQDLPFEQVVEITRPIRSLAHSPLFQTMLTWQDSDAPALALGDLSLEGIVEDSHFAKFDLSLNLCEARGEIRGTLEYATALFDEATMLRYVGYFIRVLQAMVDNDQAVLEHAQLLDEQEREHLLFDFNATDVAYNLDQTLHGMFEAQVERTPDALAVKAGARCLTYAELNQRANQLAHHLRELGVQPDSRVAICVERGLEMVVGLFAILKAGGGYVPLDPAYPLERIAYMLQDSAPAAVLVQGETLSLLGNVTVPVVDLDQHTWQHQPVQNPWVAGLTAQHQAYVIYTSGSTGQPKGVINEHAGVVNRLLWMQDEYGLTTQDAVLQKTPFSFDVSVWEFFWPLFTGARLVMARPGGHKDPAYLCEVIESEQITTLHFVPSMLEVFLAHGDVSQSAGLVRVMCSGEALPGSLVRRFKQQLPGIGLYNLYGPTEAAVDVTAWDCAGPVTPDNTPIGMPIANTRLYLLDGQLQPVPLGVVGELFIGGVQVARGYLHRAELTAERFLKDPFSAGRMYRTGDVGRYLADGNIEYLGRNDDQVKIRGLRIELGEIQARLLQFAQISEAAVVARDSRLVAYYTGAQAEIDALRSHLLEHLPDYMVPATFMHLDALPLSPNGKLDRKALPAPGLESVIAREYVAPVGETEITLAGLWADLLTVERVGRHDNFFELGGHSLLAASLIGRMRRAGLSADVKVLFGQPTLAALAAAVGGGREVAVPGNGIAADCMHITPDMLTLVSLEQPAIDRLVATIPGGAANVQDIYPLAPLQAGILYHHRAVQQGDAYLLQAQFAFASVERLDAFAQALQAVIERHDILRSSMHWDGLEEPLQVVWRSASLRVEAIEVTGDVLGQLQARFGQHRLDLAQAPLMRLVYAEDPANQRVVALLLFHHLVMDHVALQVLQHEMQACLLGRREQLGAAVPYRNYVAQTRLGMREQEHEGFFREMLGDIDEPTLALNAPGEALQARLCVDPLLDRRLRTLARHLGVSVASLMHLAWAQVLGKVSGREQVVFGTVLLGRLQGGEGAERALGVFINTLPLRVDLGELTAHAALMATHARLTQLLSHEHAPLTLAQRCSGLAANTPLFSVLFNYRHSAPQAGEVAQAWQGMHVLKAEERSNFALSMSVDDLGDGFTLDAMGQGAPRLCAYLHVALEQLVQALEHHSGTAISQLSILPPAEREKLREEFNATRRVFPHEHTVQRLFEAQAQARPNAVAVVHGEQVIHYGELNIRANQLAHHLRSVGVQPGDHVAILLPRSVDLLLSQLAILKCAAAYVPLDIHAPAERQAFMVQDSGAVWLLTHSSAPVDYPARRIDLDTLAPEPQPSHNPDLSQSSQRVAYIMYTSGSTGTPKGVLVPHRGITRLVINNGYADFTAHDRVAFASNPAFDASTMDVWGPLLNGGQVWVTDHATVLDSGAFGRALKAGGATILFVTTALFNQYVQLIPDALAGLRILLCGGERADPAAFRSLLAQAPALRLVHCYGPTETTTYATTYEVQTIAADAESVPIGRPISNTQIYLLDAYLQPVPLGVVGEICIGGHGVAKGYLNRPGLTAEKFVDDPFGEGVLYRTGDLGRWSADGLLECIGRNDDQVKIRGFRIELGEIEASLATCAGIKEVVVLAREDVPGDKRLVAYYCGEPLAIDVLRGHLLRHLPDYMVPSAYVPLEKMPLTANGKIDRKALPVPTLEALASRGFEAPANELEQTLARLWCEVLRLEQVGRHDSFFELGGHSLLAIRLVNLMEEAGLAVSLAELFQHASVASVAAMLGQRTAREDNSSLITVRSGGSQPPLFLVHEFSGMDVYFPALGRHLPGDYPIYGLPGAPLGEAQLQTMEGLAARLVGIIRSVQPHGPYRLAGWSFGGVLAYEVSMQLQGLDEPVAFLGLIDSYVPRLTDQGKARWAGPDALKRHLLLQCTAYWNAQGGVDELASLGQLETQVGQLDFAGVLQRCRDRHLLYAQMAAATDADLLSFIEREVGHGHALAHYSLFPMPLAVHLFSAAQRPTQLSRRSLDLGWDAALAVGQLRRIEVPGDHQSMMQAPHIQALGQALGDALALSEAPDVAVHQPLLRIQSGRAGHAPVFCVPGAGDSVTGFVGLAEALGRDWPIFGLQPRGLDGEAVPHSQVEAAACCYLQALEQECPLGPVHLVGHSFGGWVVFEMATRLQALGREVASLTLIDSEAPGGNGVVGRPYTTTGALLRLVESMQVASGKSLGIDAVGFAGCDEVEQRRLLHVGMVGVGLLPARSLVGAMDGPARTYASALRTIYRPVRRYEGVVRLVLAQDPTLDVAGNQREQGLMVEGWRGCTGSLEVWYGPGNHFSLLKAPNVLSLAAWWGDGIFAGERVL; from the coding sequence GTGAGCATCATCGAACTGTTGGCGACACTTAAGGCCAGGGATGTGCAACTGGCGCTCAAGGGTGATCAGTTGTCGGTGCAGGGCAACAAACAGGCCCTGAGCGACCCAACCCTGCTGGCCTTGCTGCGCGAACACAAGCCGGCGCTGATCGAGCTGATCAAGGCCGGCGGATACTCGGCCACCAAGGCCGGTGACGTGCAGGTGCCGGCCAATGGCATTCCGGCGGGCGCCGCCGCCATTATCCCGGCGATGTTGACCTTGTCGAGACTGAGCCAGGCGTCGATCGATCGCATCATCGAAACGGTCGACGGTGGCGTGGCCAATGTGCAGGACATCTACCCACTGGCGCCGTTGCAGGAAGGCATTCTCTATCATCACGTCAGTGCCGAACACGGCGACCCGTACATCATGCAGTCGCTGTTTGCCTTCGACAGCCTTGAACGTTTCGAGGGTTTTGCCCAGGCCCTGCAACAGGTCATCGACCGCCACGACATCCTGCGTACCGGGGTGGTGTGGGAAGGCCTGGAAGAGCCGTCGCAAGTGGTGTGGCGCAGGGCGCGCCTGCCGGTGCAGGCGATTGAGCTGGACGCGGCCGAGGGCGATATCGCCGCCCGGCTGCACCACTTGTACGATGGCCGCCACTACCGCATGGACGTGACCCGCGCACCGCTGCTGCAACTGGTGCGGGCCTGGGATGAGGCCGGCCAGCGCGTGGTGGCGATGCTGTTGTTCCACCACATGGCCTTGGACCACAGCGCCCTGGAAGTGGTCTGCCACGAGATGCAAGCCTGCCTGTTGGGCAAGGCTGGCCAGTTGGGCCAGGCCGTGCCGTTTCGCAACTATGTCGCCCAGGCGCGCCTGGGCATCAGCGAGCAGGAGCACGAAGGTTTCTTCCGGCAGATGCTCGGCGACATCAGCGAGCCCACCTTGCCCTACGGCCTGCAGGATGTGCAGGGCGACGGTGACAACATCCAGGAGATCAGCCAGCCACTGGCCGCGCCATTGAGCCGGCGCTTGCGCGCCCAGGCCCGCCAGTTGGGGGTGAGCGCTGCCAGCCTGTTCCACATGGGCTGGGCCCAGGTGCTGGGGGTACTGGCGGGCAAGGAGCAGGTGGTGTTCGGTACGGTGCTGATGGGCCGCATGCAGGGCAGCCACGACACCGACCGCGCTTTGGGGATCTTTATCAACACCTTGCCGTTTCGGGTGGATGTGGGCGCCGACGACGTGCGCGCCGGGGTCAGGGCTACGCATGCAAGGCTGACGACGTTGCTGCGCCATGAACATGCGGCGCTGGCCCTGGCCCAGCGGTGCAGCGGCGTGGTGGCGCCGACGCCGCTGTTCAGCGCGTTGCTCAACTACCGCCATAGCGCGGGTGGTGCGAGTGCCGAGGCGGTCTCGGCCTGGCAGGGTATTCAAGCCTTGCGCTCCGAGGAACGCACCAATTACCCGTTGACGTTGAGCGTCGATGACCTGGGCGAAGACTTCAGCCTGAGCCTGTTGGCCAGCGCCCAGGTTGACCCGCAGCGGGTGTGCGGCTACCTGCAAACCGCCCTGGAAAACCTGGTACAGGCGCTGGAACACGCACCCCAAACCTCATTGAATCGCTTGCCGGTGCTGCCCGAGGCCGAGCAGCGTCAACTGCTGGAGCAGTTCAACGCGACCGCCGCCGACTTCCCCCAGGGCACCACCCTGCACGGGCGCATCGAGGCGCAAACCCTGCGGACCCCGGACGCGGTAGCCGCGGTGTATCAGGGCCGCCAACTGACCTACGCCGAGTTGAATCAACAAGCCAACCTGCTGGCCCATCACCTGCTGGCGCTTGGGGTAAAGCCCGACGACCGGGTGGCCATCGTCGCCCGGCGCGGGCTGGACACCCTCGCCGGGTTGCTGGCGATCCTCAAGTCCGGCGCCTGCTACGTGCCGGTGGACCCGTCGCACCCGGCCGAGCGCCTGAACTACCTGCTCACTGACAGCTCACCCGTTGCGGTGCTGACCCAGCAAGCGCTGTTGGAGCGCCTGCCGGCGCTCGACGTGCCGGTGATCAACCTCGACCGTTTCACCTGGCATCACCATTCGGCCAGCAACCCCCAAGTCGCCGTCAGCCCCTCCAACCTGGCCTACGTGATCTACACCTCCGGCTCCACCGGCCTGCCCAAGGGCGTGATGGTGGAGCATCACACCGTGGCCAACCTGGTGGGCTGGCATTGCACCGCGTTCGACCTGTGCGCGGGCCGGCACACCGCCAGCGTTGCCGGTTTCGGCTTTGACGCGATGGCCTGGGAAGTCTGGCCGGCCCTGTGCGTGGGCGCCACCTTGCACCTGCCGCCGGCCCACGACGGTGCCGAAGACATTGACGCGCTGCTGGACTGGTGGCGCGCGCAGCCGCTGGACGTGTGCTTCCTGCCCACGCCCGTGGCCGAATATGCGTTCAGCCAAAACATCGAACACCCAACCCTGCGGACCTTGCTGATTGGCGGCGACCGCCTGCGCCAGTTCCCCCGTGCCCAGCGTTTCGAGGTGATCAACAACTACGGCCCCACCGAAGCCACGGTGGTCGCCACCTCTGGCCGGACCGAGCCCGGCCAGCCGTTGCACATCGGCAAACCTATCGCCAACGCCAGGGTTTACTTGCTGGACCCTCAACAGCGCCCGGTACCCCTGGGCGTTGCCGGTGAATTGTATGTGGGCGGCAAGGGTGTGGCGCGGGGGTATCTCAATCGCCCGCAAATGACTGCCGAACGCTTCCTCGATGATCCGTTCACCGAGGGTCGCCTGTACCGCACCGGCGACTTGGCGCGCTGGTTGCCGGACGGGAATATCGAATACCTGGGCCGCAACGACGACCAGGTGAAAATCCGTGGCGTGCGTATCGAACTGGGAGAAATCGAAACCCGCCTCAACCAGTTGCCGGGTCTTCAGGAAGCCGTGGTGCTGGCCCGTGAAGACCAGCCCGGCCACGCACGGCTGGTGGCTTACTTCACCGAAAACCCGCAGTTCGACGCCCTTGAAGTGGGCGAGATACGCGCGCACCTGATGGCGCACTTGCCGGACTACATGGTCCCTGTGGCCTACGTCAAGCTCGACGCATTGCCGCTTACCGCCAACGGCAAGCTGGACCGCCAGGCGCTGCCGAAGCCGGACCTGGCCGCCGTCTTCACCCGCGAATACGAGGCGCCCCAGGGCGATATCGAAACCGTCCTCGCGCAAATCTGGGCCGAGGTGCTGCAGGTGGAGCGCGTCGGGCGCCAGGATCATTTTTTTGAACTGGGCGGGCATTCGTTGCTGGCCATGCGCATGGTGTCCCAGGTGCGCCAGCGCCTGGGTGTCGACCTGGCGCTGGGTGAGCTGTTCGCCAATGCCGAACTGGCGGCGGTGGCGCAGGTGTTGGCCCAAGCGGGGCGCAGCACCTTGCCGGATATCCTGCCGGCGGCCCGCGATGCGGACGTACCGTTGTCGTTTGCCCAACAACGCCTGTGGTTTCTGGCGCTGATGGAAGGCGCCAACACCGCCTACAACATCCCGATCGGCCTGCGCCTGCGCGGGCAGTTGCACGTTGATGCCGTGCAACGCGCGCTGGCGCGGATCGTCGCGCGGCACGAGACGTTGCGCAGTCGTTTTGCCCAGCAGGATGACGACGCCCACGTGCTGATCGTGCCGCCTGAAGAGGTGATGCCCCTGCAAGTGCAGGACCTGCGCTGCCACCCGCAAGCCCAGCAGGTGCTGGACGCGTTGATCCAGGGCGAAGCCTCGGCACCTTTCGATTTGCAACGCGGCCCGCTGCTGCGCGGGCGGCTGGTAATCATGGCCGACGACCATCACGTGCTGCTGCTGACCCTCCACCATATCGTATCCGATGGCTGGTCCATGGGCGTGCTGACCCGCGAATTGATGGCCTTGTACCAGGCCTTCAGCGACGGTGAGGCTGATCCATTGCCGGCGCTGCCGATCCAATACAGCGACTTCGCCATATGGCAGCGCCTGTGGCTCAGTGGCGAGGTGCTGCACCGCCAGAGCAGTTACTGGCAGCAAACCCTCGCCGGCGCGCCAGCCCTGTTGATGCTGCCTACCGACCGTCCACGCCCGGCCCAGCAGGACTATGCCGGCAGCAGCGTCGACGTACGCCTGGATGAACGCCTGAGCGCCGGGCTCAAAGCGCTCAATCAACGCCACGGCACCACCCTGTACATGCTGATGATGACCGCGTGGGCTTCATTGTTGACGCGCCTGGCCGGGCAGCAGGAGGTGGTGATCGGCTCGCCGGTCGCCAACCGCCAGCGGGCCGAGGTGGAAGGCTTGATCGGGTTGTTCGTCAACACCCTGGCGGTGCGCATTGATACCTCGGGTGAGTTGAGCGCCGAGGCGCTGCTGGCGCGGGTCAAGGGGCTGACCCTGGAGGCCCAGGCCCATCAGGACCTGCCGTTTGAACAGGTGGTGGAAATCACCCGGCCAATCCGCAGCCTGGCCCACAGCCCGCTGTTCCAGACGATGTTGACGTGGCAGGACAGCGACGCGCCGGCCCTGGCCCTGGGCGACCTGAGCCTTGAAGGGATCGTGGAGGACAGCCACTTTGCCAAGTTCGACCTGTCGCTGAACCTGTGCGAGGCCCGGGGTGAAATTCGCGGCACGCTGGAATATGCCACCGCGTTGTTTGATGAGGCGACGATGCTACGGTATGTCGGCTACTTCATCCGCGTACTGCAGGCCATGGTCGATAACGATCAGGCGGTGCTGGAGCATGCGCAGTTGCTGGACGAGCAGGAGCGTGAGCACCTGCTGTTCGACTTCAACGCCACCGATGTGGCGTACAACCTCGACCAGACGCTGCACGGTATGTTCGAGGCCCAAGTGGAACGCACGCCCGACGCGCTGGCGGTGAAAGCAGGCGCGCGGTGCCTGACCTATGCCGAGCTGAACCAGCGGGCCAACCAGTTGGCGCACCACCTGCGTGAGCTGGGTGTACAGCCCGATTCGCGGGTGGCGATCTGCGTCGAGCGCGGGCTGGAGATGGTTGTCGGCCTGTTCGCGATCCTCAAGGCGGGCGGTGGTTATGTACCCCTGGACCCGGCGTACCCGCTGGAGCGTATTGCCTACATGCTCCAGGACAGCGCCCCGGCAGCCGTGCTGGTGCAGGGTGAAACCCTTTCGCTGCTGGGCAACGTGACGGTGCCGGTGGTCGATCTGGACCAGCACACCTGGCAGCACCAGCCTGTGCAGAATCCGTGGGTGGCGGGGCTGACTGCGCAGCATCAGGCCTACGTCATCTACACCTCGGGTTCTACCGGCCAACCGAAGGGCGTGATCAACGAGCACGCGGGCGTGGTCAACCGCCTGCTGTGGATGCAGGACGAGTACGGGCTCACGACGCAGGACGCGGTGTTACAGAAAACCCCGTTCAGCTTTGACGTGTCGGTGTGGGAGTTTTTTTGGCCGCTGTTCACCGGCGCCCGGTTGGTGATGGCCCGTCCCGGCGGGCATAAAGACCCGGCCTACCTGTGTGAGGTGATTGAGTCCGAGCAGATCACTACCTTGCACTTTGTGCCCTCGATGCTGGAGGTGTTCCTGGCCCATGGCGATGTCAGCCAAAGTGCCGGTTTGGTGCGGGTGATGTGCAGCGGTGAAGCCTTGCCCGGCAGCCTGGTGCGCCGCTTCAAACAGCAATTGCCAGGGATCGGTTTGTACAACCTCTACGGCCCTACCGAAGCGGCGGTGGACGTGACGGCGTGGGATTGCGCCGGGCCTGTCACCCCAGACAACACGCCCATCGGCATGCCGATTGCCAACACCCGGCTGTACCTGCTGGACGGGCAGTTACAGCCCGTGCCATTGGGCGTGGTGGGCGAGCTGTTTATCGGTGGCGTGCAAGTCGCACGGGGTTACTTGCACCGTGCGGAACTCACCGCCGAACGCTTCCTCAAGGACCCGTTCAGCGCAGGCCGCATGTACCGCACCGGCGATGTCGGGCGCTACCTGGCGGACGGCAATATCGAGTACTTGGGCCGCAATGACGACCAGGTAAAAATCCGTGGCCTGCGTATCGAACTCGGCGAGATTCAGGCGCGGCTGCTCCAGTTTGCGCAGATCAGCGAAGCCGCCGTCGTCGCCCGTGATTCACGGCTGGTGGCTTACTACACTGGCGCGCAGGCCGAAATCGATGCCCTGCGCAGTCACCTGCTGGAACACCTGCCGGACTACATGGTGCCGGCGACCTTTATGCACCTGGACGCGTTGCCGTTGAGCCCCAACGGCAAGCTCGACCGCAAGGCACTGCCGGCGCCGGGCCTGGAGTCGGTGATCGCCCGGGAATACGTCGCGCCTGTGGGTGAAACCGAAATCACCCTGGCCGGCCTGTGGGCGGATCTGCTCACGGTGGAGCGGGTCGGCCGTCACGATAATTTCTTCGAGTTGGGTGGCCATTCGCTGCTTGCCGCCAGCCTGATCGGCCGTATGCGCCGGGCCGGCCTGTCGGCAGATGTGAAGGTGTTGTTTGGCCAGCCGACGCTTGCGGCGTTGGCGGCAGCAGTGGGCGGTGGCCGCGAAGTGGCGGTGCCGGGCAATGGCATTGCGGCCGATTGCATGCACATCACCCCGGACATGCTGACGCTGGTGAGCCTGGAGCAACCCGCCATCGACCGTCTGGTGGCGACGATTCCCGGCGGCGCGGCCAACGTACAGGACATCTACCCGCTGGCCCCGTTGCAGGCCGGGATCCTGTACCACCACCGGGCGGTGCAGCAGGGTGACGCCTATCTGTTGCAGGCGCAGTTCGCCTTTGCCAGCGTTGAGCGCCTTGACGCGTTTGCCCAGGCGTTGCAGGCGGTGATCGAGCGCCACGACATTTTGCGCTCGTCGATGCACTGGGACGGGCTGGAGGAGCCGCTGCAGGTGGTGTGGCGCAGCGCGTCGTTGCGGGTTGAGGCGATTGAGGTGACGGGCGATGTACTGGGGCAATTGCAGGCACGCTTCGGCCAGCACCGATTGGACCTGGCCCAGGCGCCGTTGATGCGCCTGGTGTACGCCGAGGACCCGGCCAACCAGCGGGTGGTTGCGCTGTTGCTGTTCCATCACCTTGTGATGGACCACGTTGCACTGCAAGTGCTGCAGCACGAAATGCAGGCTTGCCTGCTGGGCCGTCGCGAGCAGTTGGGCGCGGCGGTGCCGTATCGCAACTATGTGGCGCAGACGCGGCTGGGGATGCGTGAGCAAGAGCACGAAGGGTTCTTTCGCGAGATGCTCGGGGATATCGATGAACCGACGCTGGCGCTGAATGCACCCGGGGAAGCGCTCCAGGCCCGGCTGTGCGTCGACCCGCTGCTGGACCGGCGCCTGCGCACCCTCGCGCGTCACCTTGGGGTGAGTGTCGCGAGCCTGATGCACCTGGCCTGGGCCCAGGTGTTGGGCAAGGTATCGGGCCGCGAGCAGGTGGTTTTCGGCACCGTGTTACTGGGCCGGCTGCAGGGCGGCGAAGGCGCCGAGCGCGCATTGGGCGTGTTCATCAACACCTTGCCACTGCGGGTCGACCTGGGTGAGCTCACGGCGCACGCGGCGTTGATGGCCACCCATGCACGGCTGACCCAACTGCTCAGTCATGAGCATGCGCCGCTGACCCTGGCCCAGCGTTGCAGCGGGCTGGCGGCCAACACGCCGCTGTTCAGTGTGCTGTTCAACTATCGCCACAGTGCGCCGCAAGCCGGTGAGGTGGCTCAGGCCTGGCAGGGCATGCACGTGCTCAAGGCCGAGGAGCGTAGCAACTTTGCGCTGTCTATGAGTGTGGATGACCTGGGCGACGGGTTCACCCTTGACGCTATGGGGCAGGGCGCGCCACGCCTCTGTGCATACCTGCATGTCGCGCTGGAACAACTGGTGCAGGCGTTGGAACACCATAGCGGGACGGCGATCAGCCAACTGTCGATCCTGCCGCCGGCGGAGCGTGAAAAACTGCGGGAGGAATTCAACGCTACCCGGCGCGTGTTCCCTCATGAACATACCGTGCAGCGTTTGTTTGAGGCCCAGGCCCAGGCGCGCCCGAACGCTGTTGCCGTGGTGCATGGCGAACAGGTCATACATTACGGCGAGCTGAATATTCGCGCCAACCAACTGGCGCACCATCTGCGCAGCGTGGGCGTGCAGCCCGGCGACCACGTGGCGATCCTGCTGCCACGCTCGGTCGACCTGCTACTCAGCCAACTGGCGATCCTCAAATGCGCGGCGGCTTATGTGCCGCTGGACATCCACGCCCCGGCCGAACGCCAGGCCTTCATGGTGCAGGACAGCGGCGCGGTGTGGCTGTTGACCCATAGCAGCGCGCCCGTGGATTACCCGGCCCGGCGCATCGACCTCGACACCCTGGCGCCGGAGCCGCAACCGAGCCACAACCCGGATTTGTCGCAGTCCTCGCAGCGTGTGGCGTACATCATGTACACCTCCGGTTCCACCGGCACCCCCAAGGGCGTGTTGGTGCCGCACCGGGGCATCACCCGGCTGGTGATCAATAACGGCTACGCCGATTTCACTGCCCATGACCGCGTGGCATTCGCCTCCAACCCGGCGTTCGATGCGAGCACCATGGACGTGTGGGGCCCTTTGCTCAACGGCGGCCAGGTGTGGGTGACCGACCATGCCACTGTGCTCGACTCGGGCGCGTTCGGGCGGGCACTGAAGGCGGGCGGGGCGACGATCCTGTTTGTCACCACTGCGCTTTTCAATCAGTACGTGCAGTTGATTCCCGACGCGTTGGCCGGGCTGCGCATCCTGTTGTGCGGCGGCGAGCGAGCGGACCCGGCGGCGTTTCGCAGCCTGCTGGCCCAGGCGCCCGCGCTGCGGTTGGTGCACTGCTACGGCCCGACTGAAACCACGACTTACGCGACTACATATGAAGTGCAAACCATTGCCGCCGATGCCGAAAGCGTGCCCATCGGCCGGCCGATTTCCAACACGCAAATCTACCTGCTGGATGCGTACTTGCAGCCGGTGCCGCTGGGCGTGGTCGGGGAGATCTGCATTGGCGGGCACGGCGTGGCCAAGGGGTATCTGAACCGGCCAGGGCTGACGGCCGAGAAGTTTGTCGACGATCCGTTTGGCGAGGGTGTGTTGTACCGCACCGGCGACCTCGGGCGCTGGTCGGCGGACGGGCTGCTGGAGTGCATTGGGCGTAATGACGACCAGGTGAAGATTCGCGGCTTTCGCATCGAGCTGGGCGAAATCGAGGCGAGCCTGGCGACCTGTGCCGGGATCAAGGAGGTGGTGGTGCTGGCGCGGGAGGATGTGCCGGGGGACAAGCGCCTGGTGGCGTACTACTGCGGCGAACCGCTCGCCATCGATGTGCTGCGCGGCCACCTGCTGCGGCACCTGCCGGACTACATGGTGCCGTCGGCCTATGTGCCGCTGGAAAAAATGCCGCTGACGGCCAACGGCAAAATCGACCGCAAGGCCCTGCCGGTGCCCACGCTGGAGGCGCTGGCAAGCCGTGGGTTCGAGGCGCCGGCGAACGAGCTGGAACAGACCCTGGCCCGCCTCTGGTGCGAGGTGTTGAGGCTGGAGCAGGTCGGTCGGCATGACAGTTTCTTTGAACTGGGCGGGCATTCGTTGTTGGCGATCCGGCTGGTCAACCTGATGGAAGAAGCGGGGCTTGCGGTATCGCTCGCGGAGCTGTTCCAGCATGCCAGCGTGGCTTCGGTGGCCGCGATGCTCGGCCAGCGTACGGCGCGCGAGGACAACAGCTCGCTGATCACCGTACGTTCCGGCGGTAGCCAACCGCCGTTGTTTCTGGTGCACGAGTTCAGCGGCATGGACGTGTATTTTCCGGCGTTGGGCCGGCACCTGCCGGGAGACTACCCGATCTATGGCTTGCCCGGCGCGCCTCTTGGTGAGGCGCAGCTGCAGACCATGGAAGGCCTGGCGGCGCGGCTGGTGGGGATCATTCGGTCGGTGCAACCCCATGGGCCGTATCGGTTGGCGGGTTGGTCGTTTGGTGGGGTGTTGGCTTATGAAGTGTCGATGCAGCTGCAGGGGTTGGATGAGCCGGTGGCGTTCCTCGGGTTGATCGACAGCTACGTGCCGCGCCTGACCGACCAGGGCAAGGCGCGCTGGGCCGGGCCGGACGCCCTCAAGCGGCATTTGCTGTTGCAGTGCACGGCGTATTGGAACGCACAGGGAGGTGTGGATGAGTTGGCAAGCCTTGGGCAACTGGAAACGCAGGTTGGGCAGCTGGACTTTGCTGGCGTGCTGCAACGCTGCCGCGATCGGCATTTGTTGTACGCGCAGATGGCGGCGGCAACGGACGCGGACCTGTTGAGTTTTATCGAGCGGGAAGTCGGGCACGGGCATGCATTGGCGCATTACAGCCTGTTCCCGATGCCGCTGGCGGTGCACTTGTTCAGCGCCGCACAGCGGCCGACGCAGCTGTCGCGGCGCAGCCTGGACCTGGGTTGGGATGCGGCACTGGCCGTGGGGCAATTGCGCCGTATTGAAGTGCCGGGGGATCACCAGAGCATGATGCAGGCGCCGCATATCCAGGCGCTGGGGCAGGCGCTGGGTGATGCATTGGCATTGAGTGAGGCGCCGGATGTGGCGGTGCATCAGCCGTTGCTGCGGATCCAGAGTGGCCGTGCCGGGCATGCGCCGGTCTTCTGTGTGCCGGGGGCGGGGGATAGCGTGACCGGGTTTGTGGGGCTCGCTGAAGCGCTGGGCCGCGACTGGCCGATCTTTGGGTTGCAGCCGCGTGGGCTGGATGGGGAGGCGGTGCCGCACAGTCAGGTCGAGGCGGCGGCGTGCTGTTATTTGCAGGCGTTGGAGCAGGAGTGTCCTTTGGGGCCGGTGCATCTGGTGGGGCATTCGTTTGGTGGCTGGGTGGTGTTTGAGATGGCCACGCGGTTGCAGGCTCTGGGGCGTGAGGTGGCGTCGTTGACGTTGATCGACAGCGAGGCGCCCGGGGGGAATGGGGTGGTGGGCCGGCCCTATACCACGACCGGGGCGTTGTTGCGGTTGGTGGAATCGATGCAGGTGGCTTCGGGTAAGTCGCTTGGGATTGATGCGGTGGGTTTTGCCGGGTGCGATGAGGTGGAGCAGCGGCGGTTGTTGCATGTGGGGATGGTGGGGGTTGGGCTGTTGCCTGCGCGGTCGTTGGTGGGTGCGATGGATGGGCCGGCGCGCACTTATGCGTCGGCGTTGCGCACGATTTATCGGCCTGTTCGGCGGTATGAGGGGGTTGTGCGGTTGGTGTTGGCGCAGGATCCGACGCTGGATGTGGCGGGGAATCAGCGGGAGCAGGGGTTGATGGTCGAGGGGTGGCGCGGGTGCACCGGGTCGTTGGAGGTCTGGTACGGGCCGGGGAATCATTTTTCGTTGCTCAAGGCGCCGAATGTGTTGAGTTTGGCGGCTTGGTGGGGGGATGGGATTTTTGCTGGGGAGCGGGTTTTGTGA